The Candidatus Nanohalovita haloferacivicina region CTGAATTCTACGCATCAATATCAGACCTACTAGAACCCTCAGAAACAGAATAAAGACACGAAATGTAAAAACAAAGAAAGCGAAAACCCAACTGTATGGAGCTAAAAGGCCTGAAAAATTCTACAACAATAATTACAGCCCTACTTCTTACCGCAGGCCTCACCATAGCTCTAACAAGTTCAACCAGCCCTGCAGGATCAATACTTGAAGGTGAAGAACCAAAATCGCTGGCAGACACCGAAAACATAGAAATACAGTCATCAACCAGCTCAGGCCTTCAGAAAGGACTCCAGGCCTACTACCGTTTTGACAACGTACAGGCCTCCAAGGGATACAGCCTGGAATTCGATGGAACAGATGATTATCTCAGCATTGATGACAGCTCGAGCGTGGATAATACTTTTGGTAGCACGTTCAACTTCACACTGACTGCCTGGGTAAAGATGAATGAATGGGAGGACTGGAGAGGAATCCAGAACAAGGCAGGATGCGGGAACTGGAGCTGTACTACCGCCGGAATGTGGACTTATGGAGACGGAATAGTGGGAGTGATCGGAATCGATGAAAGTGGAAACCCTCCGAATTCGTATGTAAGAGCTATTCACAAGCCCGGCCTGGGAGAATGGCATCATGCAGCAGCTGTAGGAAATGGAAGCCACGTCAAACTGTATATTGACGGAGATCTGAAAGACTCCGAGAAAATAACAGATAGCATCAAATCAAATCTCACAACTAACAATCACCCTTTGGTTGTAGGCCGTAGATGCGCTGGCTGCACTGAGTCAATAAACGGCTCTATAGCAAAAATCCAGGCCTTCAACAGAACTCTAAGCAGTTCGGAAATCTCCAATCTTTACAATTCGCTTCCTGTATCCGAGAAAGGGAAGGTTCTGTCAGTAGATCTGAATGATGGGCCTAGAAACTGCGATTTAACATCTTCAACTCATTGTCTTCTCGATAAATACTTCTACTCCAACGATGCAGAGGCTGTAAGCTTCAATGACAACAGTTTGGATACAGAATCCGGCTGGGAAAAGGAAACACCTATCAACAGGCCATGGGGAAAAGATTACAGCGTTAATAACAACAAGGCCCGTTTCTTCGGCGGAAACCACGGATCTCTAAATGGATTCGAACTTGGAAACTCAAGCACCTGGAAAAAAGGCGTAATAGATAGCGGTTCAGTTGGGCTTGATGGAAATGACAGCTACATTTCTATACCTGATGGAAACAGTCTTCAGCCCACGGATGAGATATCAGTAGGAATATGGGTTAAACAGAAAGGCGAAAACAACAATTCTGACGGCAACTCACAGATGCTTGTAGAGAAATACTTCTGGGGTTCTTGGGGCCTTCTACAGTGGGGAGGCGTAGGGAACACAGTTACCTGGCACGTAGAGTTCCAGGACGGGAATGATACAGAAGTTTCCACAACAACACCTCTAACTGCAGATGGAGAATGGCACTACCTAATGGGAACGTACGATGGAAAACAGCTCAAAATCTATTTTGACGGAGAACTTGAGGACTCAACCAGTTACCCTGATAGACAGATAAGTACATCCGGAGGCAACATCTGGATAGGCCGTCACGGCAACAGCCCCCACCACTTCTGGTTCAATGGCTCTACAGACGATCTCCGAATATACAACAAGGCCCTGAAAGAAGAGGAAGTCAAAGAGTTAAGCCAGAAGAAAAACGTAGAGAAAAATCTGGTTGGAAGATGGAACTTTGAGGAAGGGGAAGGAACAGAGGCCTATGACACCTCAAGATTTGAGAGAGGTGGAACCTTCAGCTCGGAAACTGTAAAGACCGGTAACTCAGACGATTACCTAAGGCTTAGATACGGGCCTGATAGATGGAACTTCGACAGCATCACCGTGTCGGCCTGGATATACCCTGACACTCTTCCAGCCTCCTCAGGATCTCATAGCGACGGCGCACACATCGCTGGCAGAGTCGGAGGAGTATCCGGACAGGCCGACACCTCAAATACAGATGACAACTGGAGAATTGCAGTAGGCAACTCCAAAATCGGTTTCTACACCGACTCAGAACAGAACTACGACCACAACATGTACACGCCAAAAATACTGAAAGAAGACAAATGGCAGCATATCACAGCAACCTACAACGCCACAACCTCCAGAAAGAAACTTTTTGTCAACGGAAAACTACAGACAGAAACAGTAGTATCAAGCAGTCCTCCAGACCCTCTCCACACCAACACCAACCCAGTCAGCATCTTCGGAACCCGAAGCTGGGACAGCGACCAGGTATTCAATGGAATGATCGACGAACTAAGAATCTACAATCGTACACTCAGCGAAGACGAAGTAAAGAAACTGGCGCTAGACTGAAAATCTATCTGAAATAATTACGAAACTTCTCGTCAACATGGCTATAGGTAGTCAGCATTTCTTATTTTTTCCAGAAAGTTCCTATACATCTGAACGTCCTCTTTATCTAGTTTTTTCAAGGCATCAAAGCGTTCATGGCTCTTTCCAGCTCCAACAGGATCTATAATCTTAATCCCTTCTTCCGGACTATAGAGTATATTGCCTTCCAGATCACCGTGTACTAGGCCATTTTCATGAAAAGTCTCTAAAGCACTCTCAACTTCATCAATAAGCTCTTCGCCCGCACCGTTCTCCAAGATATAGTCTCTAAGAGTTGTTCCCTCTATTCTTTCCAAGTAGAAGCCTTCCATTTCTCCAGATTCTCCGTAAATAGCCATCAAAGGCTCCGCAACATTTTCCGGCTCAAGTTCGTACATACTCTCCATATCATTAAACTCTCCTTGAATCTCCGGAAACCTTTCAGCAGCTCTAACCGGAATAGTTCTACCATTTAGGCCATCATCCTTGAAGTACTCCTCCGCCAGATCAAGCCAATAGAAATGATCTGCAGAAAGATTATCAAGCGAAGACATAGATCATAAGAGACAAGACAATTTTTTCAACCCAACCGCTAACAGACAATCACAATATCCAAGAAAAAAACTTAGTCATTGAACTGAGACAGAAAAGTCGAGCGGACCGGCCCTCCAACAATCTCCAAGTTGCTCACTGCCTCTCCAAAATTGGATAATTCACTTACTTTTTAACAAATATACCCTGACTATTTTTCTCGTATTTGCAGGATTTGGCGAAATTTTTCTTACCCAAACCGAGAATTATAGGAGGGAATATCTTGCTAGGATAAGAATATTGAAGTTTAAAGCTTGCTTTCTTTTCGGAACTATTTTCTATAAACGCATTAAAGTCTATATTAAAAGGTTCAGTGGGAGGAAGAACAATACTTCCTTCTTTACTCCCTTCCGACATTTGAATATCCATATTTCTCGATTCTATATTCCAAGACAATTCACCAGGAGAGGCTCCTTCATTTCTAAACCTTGTAAAAACCCTGTTTTCATTATCAGCTAGATCTGGACATTGATTTGTTCCTTGAACAGTGTAAATATGAGGCGCTCCAGAATACCAAGCAGCCGAGGTGCTTACAATATTAGCTGTGAATAGAAGGATAGTTGCTACGGCGAGTATGAATGTATACCTTGAAAGTTTTTTTGAGAACCCTGTTGATTTTCTTTCTAAATTCCTCCTCTCCTGTTTCCTCTGTTCCTTTTTGAGGAATTCAATGCCTTTAGTTGTTATCTTCCATGTTGTTTTCGGATCTATAGGATCTCCATATTCATTAATACCCTTTGATGTGTCAATACTCTTTACTATCTTTCCTGATTCCGCTAAATATGTCTCAATAGTCTCAATTTCCTTATCATTTAGATTAAATTCAACTCGTATCTGAGCCTTCAGAACGTACTTAGGATACCCCTCCTGCAACTTTGCTAATATTTCCTCGACAATTTCGAAGTCCATCAATCTATATAGATATAAAAACGGAAGAATTAACTTTCTTTCCAAATTAATTCCGGGGTCACTGGAGGGAGTCTCCAACAATCTCCGAGTTACTTACTCTCCAGAACGTCTTTTAGTTGTCAAATTCTTAAGTTTTTTAGTGTTGAAATTAAAGTACATTCTCTATTATAAGCCGTTTTAATTAACTCTTTTCTAGATTTTCTAACCGTCGATAAACTCTGGCGTCTTACCTAGGTCTTCAATCTCTTTCTTAATTCCCCCAGTTTCTTCTTCTATATACTCCTTGACATCCGTTCCTTCGAACGCATTTTCTAGTTTCTGAATAGTTCCATAACCCAACCAGATTAAATGAACAACCTGGTTAAGCTCTTTATCTTCGTCAGGCGTTCTATCAGACATAGAAGCGCCAAGCCTTACAGGGTGTGAAGCATAATTGCTTGAAAGATTATAGAAATCGCCATAGCGCTTGTTCTTCTTTTTCATTTCACCTTTCTTATTTCCTCTTATTTTGTGAAGTTTATCTACAATACTTAATTCCTCTTTCATTCTATCTTCTGTTGATAAGCCTTCTTCGTTTAGTTCCTTGACTTCTTGTTTCCATTCCTTCATCATATCTTTAGACTCCGCTCTATCTTCATTTAAACCTTCTAAAACCAAATAAGATTCGTATAAGTATCTAAGAGTTCTCTTAAATGACTTGTAATTACAATACTTTGTGTTGATATATCCTTCTTCTAGATTAATCACAGAACTTGTATAGTGTAAGAAGATGTGCTTGTGATGGTCGTTGAATTCTTCTGGAAACTCTTGCTGGACTTTTTGAAGTTCTTGCATTTGGTTAAGAAGTCTCAGTAATATCGAAACAGGTTTCTTGTTTTTACCTTCAAGCCCTTCGTTCTGATTTGAAAGAATTCTTTTCTCTATATCTCCTGCGTCCATATCAGATATTTTCGTGCCAAACCTGTTATGATTTTCTCAAGTCGGAAATAAGCGTCGGTTTTTCAGCGTTCTTAGATATCTCTCTTAGTCCTCTATAAAATCTTTTTTCCTTAGGTGTATTTACGGAAGAATTCGTCTAGAACTTATTTGTTGTGTTCTGATAGTTCTGGATTTTTGAATAGTTTTTCGTGCGTCTGCTTTAGACTGTCAAACACCATTCTTGTGTTTTCTCCTTTAGTTGCCGCCGTTGAGCTAATATTAGGGTTTGGCGGAGAAGCAGTTCAAAAGATCTTTTGTTAAGATATGAACTCGGAGAAAGATGGACCGGCCCAGATTTGAACTGGGGATCTCCACGTTATCAGCGTGGCGCTATAACCTGGCTAAGCTACCGGTCCTTTTTGACCTTGTGTAGTAGTGTTGACGGGTAAGTATTTTTAATGCAACGCTAGTAGCCAACTATTTTTATTCAAGTCGAACAGAGTATTTATTTGTGGGCCTAAAGCAGGAGTACGGCGAGAAAGTTGAAGAAGTTGAGGAGTCAGTTCACTTGATTACTTCGAAGAAGTCAGCGTCACGTGTGAAGACTGTGCTGGATTCTTTTCTGCCGCTTGTACTGATTCTGCTTTCGTTTGTAATACTTTTCCAGTTCTTTAATTTCGGGCCTGCAGCGGATACGTATATCAGTTATCTTAACTATGTGGTTATTCTTTTCTTTGCTGCCAGGCTGGGTATAGGCCTGCGGCTTGCGCAGTCGAATACGAAGTTTGTTGAGGATCACTGGCTTGACATGTTGATGGTGATTCCTGCTCTCAGTATCTTGGAGGAGCTTGAGGTAGGTGCAATCTTCGAGCAGCAGATGGTGGGAGAGAAGGCTACGGCAGGAATAGCGATGGCCCGTAATCTAGGCCTGTCTGCCAAGATGACCAAGATAATCAGACTGGTTAAGAGAACTGTTACTTTCTGAATAAGGGCCTTTTGGAACAGGTAAACTGTGGCTGAAGAGTTTGCTGTGTTAGAATAATTTTTTGAGAGGTTATGGGCTCGACGGGATTTGAACCCGCGACTACCGGCTTAAAAGGCCGGTGCTCTGCCAGACTGAGCTACGAGCCCCTCCTTGTAGAAAATAAATGAGAGGATATGTTTTAAGTAAAAATCCCTTATACGGTTTCCTGCTCAAAGTTGCCGTACTGGATGTTCTGTAGAGAGCTGTAGGGTACGAAGATTTCTCGGGCCTCGATTCTGTGGGCCTTTTCGTCTTCGGTGATTACGTGAGGCTTTTCGGCCTCTACACCTTTTGCTTCTCTTTTCAGGTGTTCTTCGGATTCCAGTAGGAAGTCTCCGGATTCCGTTAGTAGGATTACTTCGTATTCTGCCATTTACTCTTTCCTTGGCTTTGCTTTGTTGAAGTCGTTTCTTTTGGATGTGTTTCCGAAGCCACATGCTGCGCATTCCTTCTTTCTGAGGTGGAATGCTTTCTTGCCGCATCTACGGCATTTGCCGTGGCTTTTCTTGTTTCGTTTTCCTTTGTTAAGTCCCATTATGTGTCACCTGTGAAAAGTCGTTTTTATTCCGGGCTGACAAAGAGTACGTTGTCGCCTCTTACGAAGAGCTTACCGTAGTCTGTCTGTCCGTCTTCTGTCTTTACGGAAGCATTTTCAAGCCAGATGTTGAGGTGCTTGTCGAATGCCTGTAGTTCTCCTGAAACTGTAGGTTCCTGATCTCTTCCGTATGCTTTTAGTTTTACTAGTACGTTTCCTTCTTTGGCCCCATCTAGAACGTCAAAAGGCCTTTTGTTATCTGCCATTGTTTAGAACACCTGTAAACATACAGAACCCTGACAACTTATATAAACCTGACTGGAGTAGAAAAATAGAGATATGATCTTGGTTATTACTCAAGCAGATTTCCTAGATCTTTGAGGCCTTCGATAGCCTCTTGTGTTCTTTCAAGTTCATTTTCAGCATTGCTTTCGAAAGGTTCTGAATACGTTATGCGCATTTCACCATCTTGGATTTCTTCGTCATCGCTATCATAAGACGTATCAAACTCCAACATTACGCCAATCACACCGTCTGTATAGTTTACCCCAGCATTAATTTCTCCATCTATTGATGTTTTAATTGGATTTGGAAGTTGTGTGTTTTCTGATTCAGGAAGTGAGTCGTCAAACATTGCATCTTTATTTTTTCTCCAGTAATTGGATTCTTCTTGTCTCCCTGAAGCCTGAGCACTTGATTCGCTCGCGCCTGCAACGTTTAGTAAGTACTTGGCAGCTTCATCTCTCTGAAGTTTTTCGGTTGTTGCACCTCTGTCTCCCCACTGGTATGTCATAGAAACTTCTTCGGAAGGGTCTGAGATTGCCGTCTTAACCATTTGAGATGCTCCCGATGGCGTTGTCTTACCTGTTATTTTGATATCTGCTTCTGCGTCCATGTTGTTTTCGTAGTCTGAATCGACTGCTCTCATATGTTGTTATTATGTAGTGACAAATAAAAAGGTTGTGGTGTTTGAAAGCAGGAATCAAGATTCTTTATAAAATTTTACGCATGAAGGGTTGTTATGGCTGTTTGGCACAAAAGATCAATGACTAAGAAAACGGGCGGTAAAACCCGTAGGTACAGGAAATCTAGAAAATACGATCTCGGATCCGAGTTCTCCGAACCAGAAGTAGGAGATCAGAGGATTAGAGTAATTAGAACTCGCGGTGGAAATAATAAGAGCCGTGTTAAGAGATCTGAGACTGTAAACCTTGCTGTTGACGGCGAGGTTAAGAAGGCTGAGATTGAGCAGGTTCTTGAGAACCCGGCTAATCCGAACTTCGTTAGAAGATCTCTACTTACAAAGGGAACTATCGTTGATACATCCGAAGGAAAGGCCAAGATTACTTCCAGGCCTGGACAGAACGGAGTTGTTAACGCAGTTCCTGTAGAGGAGTAAATTTTTCCTCTTCTCTCAATTTCATTTCCTAATTTCTGAGATTTTAGACAATAAGGAGTAAATTTATTAGAAAAGATTGGCAAGTGGAGACTATGTCTGACGAAGATGAGTCAGAAGTAAACTGGATAGGACAAGAAAGTAAGTCGCAAATGGTCGCTGCGCCTGAAGAGGATCCAGATGAGGATTAAACCTTATGACAATTCCCGGGCTAATTTTGGCCTTTCTTTTTTTGACTCCAGGATTTCTAGCAATAAAACTAGCTAGGAAGTTTGGTCATCTTGACCCCTTAAGCGATAGATTTGACAAGACTGCGTTCTCATTACTTCTCAGCGGTTTTTCAGCAGCATTCGTCCTTATGACGATAAATCTTCTTGGAATAGCTCCTGAGTTTGTTATTGAAGATTTTAATTTTAGTATCGAAAATCTAGGTTTTCTAAGCAAGCTATATGTAGGTCATTTAGTATCAGGATCAATTTTGGGGTATATTCTAGGCATTATACTGAAGGAAGATGGCTCAAGAAAAGAGACCCCCTTCAACCTCACTTTTAGGTATATGGAAGAGGGAGAACAGGGAAGCAAAATTAAAGCCAAAATGAAAGATGGAAGACTTATATCTGGCTATTTGAGAGCTTGGGACGACCGGGATGCAGATGAAGATTTGCTCATAAAGTTTCCTCGAATACTAGAAAGCTCTAATGGTCCAAAGTGGGAGAGCGGTAGAAAACTAGGCAAATACATGTATATTAACGGAGAGAATATCTCAGAAGTCTTTTTTGAAGCAGATATCAAGTTCCCCGAATGAGCAGGAAAAATAAATAGAGAGGTTAAAGGGCCTGAAATTTTATGCTAGTAGGCCTTTAACTTTGGAGAAAATCTTAACATGGATTCCTTTGGCTTTGAACTCTACCGGGATCTGTCTGCCGGTTTCGTCCATGAAATCGGTCTCCATCATCAAGTGAATAAGCCGAGTTAAACCTTATAAACCATTCGCTGTTTTAAGCGTTCTAATCGTTTCTTAGAGAATAAGGCCTTCTCTTAGCTGTTTTTTACACGTGTCTGAGGTTGAGTTCGAGGATGTCTTCATCCATTAGCTCGTGTTCTTCTCCGACTTTCTGGTTAGGGAACTTTGAGCTTTCTCCTGTTACACGTGCGTGTTTGAAACGGTCTTTCATGTCTCCTGGAAGATGATCAAGCGCGTCTCCAACCGTATCGCCTTCTCTGAGAATTAGTGGATCTTCTTTGTCCGGGTCCTCGCCTTTTTCTTTCATGTATATCCTGATAAGGCCTATGCTTTCGAAGATGAGGTCCTGCAGTTCTTCAAGGTTTTTACCTTCCTGTGCAGAGATTAATAAATCGTATTTTTCCTTGTAGTCCTTGGTTTCCTGGTCTGAGAGAAGATCCATTTTGTTGACTGCTGTGATTCCGGGCACGTACTTCCGGTTTCTCATGAGGCCGTCGATAAATCGGTCTAGATCGAGTTTTTCACGAATTATGACTTCTGCGTTGGTGAAGCCTTTCTGATGCATCAGTTGTTTGATGGTGTCGTCTTCAATGTCCAGGTCTACGGTTGTGGCAATGTTGATTCCGCCCCGGCCTTTCTTCTCTACTTTCATGTCTGGAGGTGACTGGTTGACTCTGATTCCTGCGTCGTATAGTTCGCCAGTTATTTCGTCGTATCTCATCTCCTCTGGATCAAGCAGTACAAGCACGAGATCAGCGTTGCGGACTACCGAAAGTACCTGTGTGCCTCCGCCGCGGCCCTCTGCTGCGCCGCCGATCAGTCCTGGCACGTCAAGTATCTGTATGTTGGCCCCTTTGTGTTTCATCATGCCAGGTTCTACATCAAGCGTTGTGAACTCGTATTCGCCGGTTTCCGAGTCAGCATTTGTTAATCGGTTTAGAAGCGTGGATTTTCCTACAGAAGGAAACCCTACAAGAGCAACAGTTGCGTCGCCCTGTTTCTTGACCGCGTAACCCGAGGTCTCACCAGTGCCTTTAGCCTTCTGCTGTTTCTCCTCCTTGAGTTCGGCGATACGGGCCTTCAGTCGGCCTCTTTCCTTTTCAGTTGCCTTGTTTACCGGTGTCTCTTCAAGTTTATCTTCTACTCGCTGAATCTCGTCTTCAAGGCCCATACCTGAACTGTGAAGGTTGAGTTTCAAAAAGTCTTTACTTCCTGTTGAGAATGAGATGTAAAATGTGTATTAGAGGCCTTGTTTTCGGGCCTTTCTGTAGTCGTCTTCGATGCTGTCCATTAGGTTGTTGAATCCCTGGATTGATCTGTCTTTTTGTCTTACTGTGTTCATTAGTTCTCTTCTGAGGTCTCTGCGGTCTTCTTCTGGAGTGTCTTTGGGGAAAGAGTTTCCCGGTACAGCGTTTTCGTAGGTGTTATCCAGAAAATCATCTCTGAATTCTTCTGCGACGTCTTCTCCATGCATGTCGGCCATCATTTCTATGCCCTTCAGTATTCTGGAGTGGTATGTCTCCTGTCTGCCTCTAGATGTGAAGTAGTCAGATCTATCGTCTACGCTTTCTGTGAATATTGTCACACTAGTATCTAGATCCACTCCATCGACGTATGGCTGTATGACATCCGGATCTACTTCCTCAACCCCATACCCTTCAGAGGAGGCTATAGCATCGTACTGTTCATCATCAAGACCTCTGA contains the following coding sequences:
- a CDS encoding LSm family protein, which translates into the protein MADNKRPFDVLDGAKEGNVLVKLKAYGRDQEPTVSGELQAFDKHLNIWLENASVKTEDGQTDYGKLFVRGDNVLFVSPE
- a CDS encoding 30S ribosomal protein S8e; the encoded protein is MAVWHKRSMTKKTGGKTRRYRKSRKYDLGSEFSEPEVGDQRIRVIRTRGGNNKSRVKRSETVNLAVDGEVKKAEIEQVLENPANPNFVRRSLLTKGTIVDTSEGKAKITSRPGQNGVVNAVPVEE
- a CDS encoding 50S ribosomal protein L37e, encoding MGLNKGKRNKKSHGKCRRCGKKAFHLRKKECAACGFGNTSKRNDFNKAKPRKE
- a CDS encoding OBG GTPase family GTP-binding protein: MGLEDEIQRVEDKLEETPVNKATEKERGRLKARIAELKEEKQQKAKGTGETSGYAVKKQGDATVALVGFPSVGKSTLLNRLTNADSETGEYEFTTLDVEPGMMKHKGANIQILDVPGLIGGAAEGRGGGTQVLSVVRNADLVLVLLDPEEMRYDEITGELYDAGIRVNQSPPDMKVEKKGRGGINIATTVDLDIEDDTIKQLMHQKGFTNAEVIIREKLDLDRFIDGLMRNRKYVPGITAVNKMDLLSDQETKDYKEKYDLLISAQEGKNLEELQDLIFESIGLIRIYMKEKGEDPDKEDPLILREGDTVGDALDHLPGDMKDRFKHARVTGESSKFPNQKVGEEHELMDEDILELNLRHV
- a CDS encoding LamG domain-containing protein — protein: MELKGLKNSTTIITALLLTAGLTIALTSSTSPAGSILEGEEPKSLADTENIEIQSSTSSGLQKGLQAYYRFDNVQASKGYSLEFDGTDDYLSIDDSSSVDNTFGSTFNFTLTAWVKMNEWEDWRGIQNKAGCGNWSCTTAGMWTYGDGIVGVIGIDESGNPPNSYVRAIHKPGLGEWHHAAAVGNGSHVKLYIDGDLKDSEKITDSIKSNLTTNNHPLVVGRRCAGCTESINGSIAKIQAFNRTLSSSEISNLYNSLPVSEKGKVLSVDLNDGPRNCDLTSSTHCLLDKYFYSNDAEAVSFNDNSLDTESGWEKETPINRPWGKDYSVNNNKARFFGGNHGSLNGFELGNSSTWKKGVIDSGSVGLDGNDSYISIPDGNSLQPTDEISVGIWVKQKGENNNSDGNSQMLVEKYFWGSWGLLQWGGVGNTVTWHVEFQDGNDTEVSTTTPLTADGEWHYLMGTYDGKQLKIYFDGELEDSTSYPDRQISTSGGNIWIGRHGNSPHHFWFNGSTDDLRIYNKALKEEEVKELSQKKNVEKNLVGRWNFEEGEGTEAYDTSRFERGGTFSSETVKTGNSDDYLRLRYGPDRWNFDSITVSAWIYPDTLPASSGSHSDGAHIAGRVGGVSGQADTSNTDDNWRIAVGNSKIGFYTDSEQNYDHNMYTPKILKEDKWQHITATYNATTSRKKLFVNGKLQTETVVSSSPPDPLHTNTNPVSIFGTRSWDSDQVFNGMIDELRIYNRTLSEDEVKKLALD
- a CDS encoding DUF6338 family protein, translated to MTIPGLILAFLFLTPGFLAIKLARKFGHLDPLSDRFDKTAFSLLLSGFSAAFVLMTINLLGIAPEFVIEDFNFSIENLGFLSKLYVGHLVSGSILGYILGIILKEDGSRKETPFNLTFRYMEEGEQGSKIKAKMKDGRLISGYLRAWDDRDADEDLLIKFPRILESSNGPKWESGRKLGKYMYINGENISEVFFEADIKFPE